The DNA window GGAGCACTCACTATCCCCTGCGCTTCCAGCTGTTCAACAATTCGAGCTGCACGGTTGTAACCAATTTTGAAGCGACGCTGTACACCAGAAACCGAACCTCGACGTGACTGAACCACGTGCTCAACTACTTGATCGAACAGCGGGTCGACATCTTCGTCAGCTTCCATTTGCTCACCAGGAAGTAGCGCTTCAGGTCCTTGATCGCCACTTATAATTTCATCGATGTAATTCGGCTTACCACGGGCCTTCCAGTTATTCACAACGGCATGAACATCATCATCCGATGCAAACGCTCCGTGAACACGAGTTGTGTGACTAGATCCAGGCGGCAAGTAAAGCATATCACCCATACCAAGTAGAGACTCTGCGCCACCTTGGTCTAGGATCGTGCGTGAGTCTGTCTTCGTCGATACAGTAAACGCAACTCGCGTTGGAATATTCGCCTTAATAAGACCAGTGATAACATCAACCGAAGGACGCTGTGTTGCAAGAATCAAGTGAATGCCCGCTGCACGAGCTTTTTGTGCCAAACGCGCAATCAGTTCTTCTACTTTCTTACCTACGACCATCATCAGGTCAGCAAATTCGTCAACTACCACGACAATATATGGCAACTTCTCTAACAGCGGTGGCTCTGTGTCCATGCTGTCACCTTCTTGCCAGAACGGGTCATGAATTGGATGACCTGCTTCTGCTGCCATCTTCAACTTCTCGTTGAAGCCTTTTACATTACGCACGCCGAGCGCCGACATCAGTTTGTAACGACGTTCCATTTCACCAACGCACCAACGCAGCGCGTTAGATGCATCTTTCATGTCAGTTACGACTTCGGACAGAAGATGAGGAATTCCTTCATAAATAGAAAGCTCCAGCATTTTCGGGTCAATCATGATAAAGCGCAGATCTTCTGGTGACGCTTTGTAAAGCATACTCAGGATCATAACGTTTACGCCGACAGATTTACCTGAACCCGTTGTACCAGCTACAAGAACGTGAGGCATTTTAGCAATATCAGCTATCACGGCTTCGCCGGCAATATCCTGTCCAAGTACTACCGTTGTTGGTGATTTCGCTTGCTGGAATTGCGGGCTACTGACAACATCAGATAAGAAAACGGTCTGACGGCTAATATTCGGCAGTTCCAAACCAACATAAGGTTTACCTGGGATAACCTCAACAACACGTACAGCCATAGCCGATAGCGCACGCGCCAAGTCCATAGAAAGTCCTGAAATACGGCTGACTTTTACACCAGGTGCTAAATCCAACTCGAAACGAGTGATTACAGGCCCAGGATAAATACCCACCACATCTGCTTTAATCTTGTAATCTGCAAGTTTGCTTTCTACTAAACGAGCAACTTGCTCCAGAGCTTCACGATCAATAAAGTTCTCTCGTTTTTCCGGATGGTAAAGAAGTTCTAATGTCGGCAGAGGTTCTTCTGGCACTGGCAGGTTTTCTTCTTGTTTCATCAAGAATGGATTCTGTGTGGCGGCAACTTTCGCCTGGGCATCCGAAACCATGTCCTGGAAAGCTGCTACATCCTGATCACCTTCAACAACCTCTTCGATTTCCACTACAGGAGCCGGTTCTATTGTCGATGTGGCAACTGGCTGAACCTTTTGAGATGCGAGGTTAGTTTGTACCGATTGTTCAACTCTCGCCTGTTGAGGCTCAACATATTCATCTTCTTCATCAAGGACATCAAAGTCTGAAATCGTCGGCTCAATATGTTGGCTCGGTTCTGTTTGCTCAGAAATATAATCCAGTGCCTCGGTATCGATGACCGGCTCTTCAAACAGTTCAGGTTCAACTGGAGTCTGTTGTTCTTGCTGAGCTGCATATTGGGCATACTCGGAGTATTCCGACTCATTCTGGAATACATCGGAGTCAGACTCTTGTTTCGCTTGAGGTGCCGACTCTGTATAAGATGATGACGCTGGAGATACTGATTGAGCTGGTTGCTCTTCTGTTACCCAATCGTCTGCTTGTTGGGCAGCGGCCTCTAGTTCTTCTATTGTTACGTTAAGTTGCTTAGTACGTTCAACTAGTGGGTCAACATTATGAGTATCAACAGCTTTTGGTATATCTGGTTGAACGTTAGCGGGTTCAGCAATAACGCCAGATGCTACTACCGGCTTAACTAAATCTTCACTAGCTTTTTCTATCGGCGATTCTTTTTTAGCTTGAGGTACGTAAATAGGATATTCATGTGGCTTAGCCCCAGCTTTAGGCTCCTCAACATCGAATGCGGTGAGGTGAGGAAGTAACTCTTCGTCTGCATCTTGCTCTGAGTTCTTCTGAACAACTTTATCTTCCATAAAATCATCCAGTTGAGGTTCTAAGGTTTCTTGCTTCGAGCCTCTTAGCATATTAGCTAGCGCACCAACTGTACTTAGCGTACGCTCCCCCACCCACTCTACGATATTTAGCCAGGAGATACCTGTAAATAAGGTAAAGCCAGCGCCCCAAAGAAAGAGCAGCACAAGCGTAGTACCAAGTACGTTAAGTGTTGGAAGAGCAAGATTGGAGAGCACATCACCGACTACGCCCCCGGATGAGAAATACCAGATGTCGTCGAAGTTGATATCGGCTAAACCACAGCTGGTCAAAATTAGAATGGTAAGGCCAAGTATTCTTGTACCCCACAGCATCAGATCAATTGGCTCGTCTGCACTTCGTTTGCGGCAAATCACCCATGCTGCTGCCGCTATTAATACAGGCAGTGGATAAGCAAGTGAACCAAAAGTGAAAAATAGAGTATCGGCTAACCACGCACCAAACAGGCCGCCAGCATTATTGATCTCTCCCCCCCAGGCAGTTTGAGACCAAGAAGGATCGGCAGGACTAAAGGTAAATAGCGCGACGGCTAACAATACCGAGCTAAGAACGCCAACGATAAAGCAGCACTCTTTTAAGCGTTGGAAGCCATTTAAACGTGAAGACTGAGGCTCTTCACTGGTCTTGATGATGGTTTCGACTTTCTTTGCGTTCTCTCTGAACATAAATCAACTTGAATATGGAAATGGAATAGGACTTTATAAACATTCCGAGCGGCACAAAGCCGCTCGGTAAATTGATTTAACCATATCAAAGAGAAAAACCCAATTACTCTGTGCCGAAAGCGGAACCATATTCCGCTTTCTTTGCAAGAAATTAACGAGTTTTAATCACGAGCTGGTTAGATTGTTTCACTTCTTCCATTACTACGTATGTACGAGTGTCATTTACACCAGGTAAACGCAGAAGCGTATCGCCAAGCAATCGACGATAAGCACCCATATCTGATACGCGAGTTTTCAGAAGATAGTCAAAGTCACCTGATACAAGATGACACTCTTGAATGTCATCCAGTTTTTGAACCGCAGAGTTAAACTGCTCGAACACATCCGGTGCTCCGCGGTTTAACGTAATTTCAACGAACACTAATAGTGAAGCGTCTAAAAACTGCGGATTCAGTAACGCAGTATACCCTGTAATGTACCCCTGACGTTCTAATCGACGTACACGTTCTAAACATGGTGTTGGAGAAAGACCTACACGTTTTGAAAGTTCTACGTTCGAAATACGACCGTCTTTCTGCAATTCATTAAGAATGTTGCGGTCGATACGGTCTAGTTCCTTGGACGGCTTTTTATAGTTGTCTGCCATTTTTTATTCCACCTTATTACTTCCTTGCAAAAAAATATACTACAACTTTTTAATATTTGGTGCCAAATTTTACAAACTAATAACTATACTAGTTATTAATTCGACAATAACACCCTACAAACAGTTAATACAACCATTATATAAAGAGGATACAGGATGATCATTGGCGTACCAAAGGAAATCAAGAACCACGAATATCGCGTTGGCATGATCCCAGCTAGCGTGAGAGAACTAATCTCACATGGTCACCAAGTTTTAGTTGAGACCAATGCAGGTGCCGGCATTGGTTTTTCAGACGACGATTATATCGCTGTCGGCGCATCCATTCTCCCTCATGCTGCGGACGTTTTCTCGCAAGCAGACATGATAGTAAAAGTAAAAGAACCCCAAGCTGTTGAAAGAGCAATGCTCCGCGAAGGACAAATTTTATTTACTTATTTACACCTAGCACCAGATTTTCCACAAACTGATGAGCTAATCAAGAGCAAAGCTGTCTGTATAGCGTATGAGACTGTAACAGATAATATGGGTCGTTTACCACTGTTAGCACCAATGTCAGAAGTGGCAGGTCGGATGTCTATTCAAGCAGGTGCACAAACACTGGAAAAATCACACGGTGGCCAAGGTTTACTGCTTGGTGGCGTACCGGGTGTTGAGCCTGCAAAAGTCGTTATCGTTGGTGGTGGCGTGGTTGGTGCGAATGCTGCTCGTATGGCAGTTGGCCTTCGGGCTGATGTCACTATTCTTGACCGTAACGTAGACACACTGCGTAAATTAGATGAAGAATTCCAAGGTCGCGCTAAAGTCGTTTATTCTACAGAAGACGCTATTGAGAAGCATGTTGTAGAAGCAGACTTGGTGATCGGTGCGGTTCTAATCCCTGGCGCAGCAGCTCCTAAACTAGTAACAAAAGCACACATTGCTAAGATGAAGCCAGGCGCGGCAGTGGTTGACGTCGCTATTGACCAAGGCGGTTGTTTTGAAACTTCGCATGCTACCACGCACGCTGAGCCAACGTATGTCGTTGATGATGTTGTTCACTACTGTGTAGCAAACATGCCAGGCGCCGTTGCTCGCACCTCTACTTTTGCATTGAATAACGCAACATTGCCTTACATTTTGAAACTAGCGAACAAGGGTTACCAAAAAGCACTTCTAGACGAGAAAGGCTTCCTTGAAGGTCTGAACGTGATTCACGGAAAAGTAACTTGTAAAGAAGTGGCAGAGAGTTTTGACCTTGAGTATGTGGAAGCAGAGCAAGCGATTGCAATGTTCAATTAACAATCAATTAATCCACATTTGTCACGTTTTGTTTACAAAAGCCCACTGTTAAGTGGGCTTTTTCATATAGAGCATTTGATTATAAATAATAACTATTTCCTATATGAAAAAATTAAAATATTTCGCGGCGTAACTGATTTAGCGCAAAATTCCAACAATCTGGCACAATAACCACGTTCCTCAAGATAAAGCACTTTATCTAATGCTAGCCAGATTTCCAGCGGACGTTGAAAAACCAGTTGAACTAAGCTCATTTTTTCCATATGCCAGAAGCGAGCTTCAGCTAATGCCTCATACTCGCCGAAGTTAAGCTGTGGATCTATCTCAAACACTTTATATTCAGCAGCCCAACGACAAAAAGCTTCAAATCCCTCACTCAGCTGTGATTTCCGAATACTCGGCACAGGTTGATACTTTTTAAACCCCATTTCTTGACGAGTAATCAAATCGAACCCTAGCCTAAAGATCATTTCTCGTCGTCGGTGTCGACGTACGCGCTCCCCACCCGTGACAGTTTGTTGCAGCGGAATGCGTAACTCTTGTTTAGAGAGAGTGAGCGTGGAGACTTTTGCTATCTCTGATAATGCCTGGTAGGTATTTGCCTGAATAAGATGATAGCAACAAGGAGAAATCGTTATCGCCGCCAAACCAGCTTCAGTAGCATGCTGAAGCAAACGAACGTGTAAGTCCCCGCAAGCATGTAATGCCACTGCGTGTTGTGTAGGCTTGAAAACCGCTTTCGCCTTTGTATCAAACGCATCCCCTTGTATAAAGGTCATCTTCCAGTGTTGTTCATCAGCTGATTTTTGCCCCGAATCACACAACGCTTGTTGATATTCGAAACTCGTGACTGGCTGGTTAGTTTGTGTAGTGAGAACTCGCCCGAGATAGCCCTTTCCAGAGCACCATTCAAGCCACTCTTCACCATGATGATTCTGAATCGCAGCCTCACCCATTGCACTGATTTGTTCTAGTTTACGTCCCGGTATACCACTATCGAGCCCGCGTCCAAGATTCAGTCCATTTAGAGGTACAGACTCCAACTGTGTCTGGATAGCGAGTGACTGTAATACAGGCAAATAAACGCTTAGCTCTGCCAATGCTTGTTCTGGGTTTTCCTTCAAACACTCAACTTCAGAGGGGGTAAGAGATTCTAACCACTGACAAAGATCAGGGTGGGAATCTTGCCAGGGTAACAATTGTTGAACACTGCTCTGGAAGGGATCGAAACGCCATAGTGATTGGTTTTCGATTAGGCAGTCATTAATAAATTGAAATTGCGTGTTCATAGCTCCCCCTACAATGAGCCGACGCATTGTAGAGGGAAATTCGACATCAATGAAGTATTACCTGACCGGAAGATCAATGTCTTTAAACATCTCTTCAATTTCAGCATTCGATTTGAGAGAAATCGCTCGCTCAACCACAGGGCGAGTCAAATGCGGAGCAAAGCGCTCCATGAAGTCAAACATGTAAGAACGAAGGAAGGTGCCGCGACGGAAACCAATACTCGTGGTGCTTGCGCCAAACAAGTGACTCGCATCAATCGCGACCAGGTCGCTGTCTTGCTTCTCATCAACAGCCATGCTTGCAATCACACCGACACCAATACCCATGCGTACATACGTTTTTATGACGTCAGCATCCGTAGCGGTGAAAACAACTCGCGGAGTCAGCCCTTCGCGGTTGAACGCAGTATCGAGCTCTGAGCGACCGGTAAAACCGAACACATAGGTTACGAGCGGGTAAGCCGCCAGATCGTGAATAGTGATATTGTCTTTTTTGGCCAATGGATGATCTTTTGGTACCACTATCGAGCGATTCCAGTGGTAACAAGGCAGCATGATTGCATCTTGATAAAGGTGCAGCGCCTCTGTTGCAATCGCAAAATTAGCCGTACCTTTCGCGATTGCTTCCGACATTTGTGAAGGCGTTCCCTGATGCATGTGCAGGGAAACTTTTGGATAACGGTTAGTAAAACCTTTAATCACATCCGGTAGCGCGTAGCGTGCCTGAGTGTGTGTCGTGGAAATATTCAGCGTACCCATTTCTGGGTGTGTGTGCTCTCCCGCCACTGCTTTAATGCTCTCAACACGTCCAAGTATCTCCTGAGAAATACGTATGATTTCTTCACCAGCGGGAGTCACCTGCGTCAGATGCTTTCCACTACGTTCAAAGATTTGGATACCCAGTTCATCTTCCAGTAATCTGACCTGCTTACTGATGCCCGGTTGGGAGGTATACAAACTCTCTGCGGTAGCAGAAACATTTAAATTATGGTTTACAACCTCAACAATATACTTCAGTTGTTGCAGTTTCATCGTAATCCCTTACTCGTTCTCGAGACACTAAAAGTTGTGTTAAATTTGCTCACTCGCTATACCCAAGTAACCTCAAGATGCTCGGTTCAGCGAGAATGTCTTGGCTTACAGACGAGGCAACGATTTGATGATCTAGCGGCCCTAAATCAAAAATCGTTAACGAAGTATGTAAGCCAAGACAGCTCGCCCTTTGGGAGCGTGTCACTGACACAATTTCATCGTCAAACAACTTGGAAAGAGCTCGCTATTTCGCTGCGTTGCTTTCCTTGAACTTGAATCAGTGACAACGCTCTGAATCCTGCATCTTGAAGTCACTTGGGTATATATCAATATAATCATTAGTTATAACGCCATAGCATTAAAATGAACAGCTATTTCTAACATATAGCCAATTTACCTCACTATAGTCAGTTTTGTTTCTAGCACTGGAGTTAGTTAAAAAAAAAACAAAGTATTGAAAGCGAAGAACCACTCAAAACGTGCTTTGACATGAAAATGATATGCAATTAATTGAAACTACTAGTTACCTAAAATTTATAATTGTGTGCTCCAAAGAGACTAAAACGCGTATGAAGTACAAATAATCAAACAAATAGGGGTGCCTTGTAGGATGAGATTCATGTATTCTTAATCGTTAGCCGCAGAAACTAAAAGCAGACGCAAAGAATATGAGTATTGGTTTAATAATCGCTTTGGTAGCCATCTTATTGGTATTAATCCTTGGCTATAACATCATGTTGCAATACAAGGTCAAATTAGAAACGACGAAGCGTCAAGAAGCCGCTCGTTACGTTTCATTAATTGACGGCACCGAAGATTTAATTGGTCATGCCCACAATATTCCTTTCAGTAAAGAGCTTCTGCTTTGTCTCAACAATCGTATTCTCGATGCGTTGCAAAACATGCAGCAACTTGATCCTAAGAACAAACAGCTCGCACAGCGCATTGAAAACCTCAAACAACAAATTGTTCAACTAAAAGACAGTGAACAAGTTGGAGAGAGCACTACCTTCAAAATGCCAAGTAGCGATAAACA is part of the Vibrio sp. B1FLJ16 genome and encodes:
- the cysB gene encoding HTH-type transcriptional regulator CysB, encoding MKLQQLKYIVEVVNHNLNVSATAESLYTSQPGISKQVRLLEDELGIQIFERSGKHLTQVTPAGEEIIRISQEILGRVESIKAVAGEHTHPEMGTLNISTTHTQARYALPDVIKGFTNRYPKVSLHMHQGTPSQMSEAIAKGTANFAIATEALHLYQDAIMLPCYHWNRSIVVPKDHPLAKKDNITIHDLAAYPLVTYVFGFTGRSELDTAFNREGLTPRVVFTATDADVIKTYVRMGIGVGVIASMAVDEKQDSDLVAIDASHLFGASTTSIGFRRGTFLRSYMFDFMERFAPHLTRPVVERAISLKSNAEIEEMFKDIDLPVR
- the ald gene encoding alanine dehydrogenase; this encodes MIIGVPKEIKNHEYRVGMIPASVRELISHGHQVLVETNAGAGIGFSDDDYIAVGASILPHAADVFSQADMIVKVKEPQAVERAMLREGQILFTYLHLAPDFPQTDELIKSKAVCIAYETVTDNMGRLPLLAPMSEVAGRMSIQAGAQTLEKSHGGQGLLLGGVPGVEPAKVVIVGGGVVGANAARMAVGLRADVTILDRNVDTLRKLDEEFQGRAKVVYSTEDAIEKHVVEADLVIGAVLIPGAAAPKLVTKAHIAKMKPGAAVVDVAIDQGGCFETSHATTHAEPTYVVDDVVHYCVANMPGAVARTSTFALNNATLPYILKLANKGYQKALLDEKGFLEGLNVIHGKVTCKEVAESFDLEYVEAEQAIAMFN
- a CDS encoding methyltransferase, which translates into the protein MNTQFQFINDCLIENQSLWRFDPFQSSVQQLLPWQDSHPDLCQWLESLTPSEVECLKENPEQALAELSVYLPVLQSLAIQTQLESVPLNGLNLGRGLDSGIPGRKLEQISAMGEAAIQNHHGEEWLEWCSGKGYLGRVLTTQTNQPVTSFEYQQALCDSGQKSADEQHWKMTFIQGDAFDTKAKAVFKPTQHAVALHACGDLHVRLLQHATEAGLAAITISPCCYHLIQANTYQALSEIAKVSTLTLSKQELRIPLQQTVTGGERVRRHRRREMIFRLGFDLITRQEMGFKKYQPVPSIRKSQLSEGFEAFCRWAAEYKVFEIDPQLNFGEYEALAEARFWHMEKMSLVQLVFQRPLEIWLALDKVLYLEERGYCARLLEFCAKSVTPRNILIFSYRK
- the lrp gene encoding leucine-responsive transcriptional regulator Lrp, translated to MADNYKKPSKELDRIDRNILNELQKDGRISNVELSKRVGLSPTPCLERVRRLERQGYITGYTALLNPQFLDASLLVFVEITLNRGAPDVFEQFNSAVQKLDDIQECHLVSGDFDYLLKTRVSDMGAYRRLLGDTLLRLPGVNDTRTYVVMEEVKQSNQLVIKTR
- a CDS encoding DNA translocase FtsK 4TM domain-containing protein; the encoded protein is MFRENAKKVETIIKTSEEPQSSRLNGFQRLKECCFIVGVLSSVLLAVALFTFSPADPSWSQTAWGGEINNAGGLFGAWLADTLFFTFGSLAYPLPVLIAAAAWVICRKRSADEPIDLMLWGTRILGLTILILTSCGLADINFDDIWYFSSGGVVGDVLSNLALPTLNVLGTTLVLLFLWGAGFTLFTGISWLNIVEWVGERTLSTVGALANMLRGSKQETLEPQLDDFMEDKVVQKNSEQDADEELLPHLTAFDVEEPKAGAKPHEYPIYVPQAKKESPIEKASEDLVKPVVASGVIAEPANVQPDIPKAVDTHNVDPLVERTKQLNVTIEELEAAAQQADDWVTEEQPAQSVSPASSSYTESAPQAKQESDSDVFQNESEYSEYAQYAAQQEQQTPVEPELFEEPVIDTEALDYISEQTEPSQHIEPTISDFDVLDEEDEYVEPQQARVEQSVQTNLASQKVQPVATSTIEPAPVVEIEEVVEGDQDVAAFQDMVSDAQAKVAATQNPFLMKQEENLPVPEEPLPTLELLYHPEKRENFIDREALEQVARLVESKLADYKIKADVVGIYPGPVITRFELDLAPGVKVSRISGLSMDLARALSAMAVRVVEVIPGKPYVGLELPNISRQTVFLSDVVSSPQFQQAKSPTTVVLGQDIAGEAVIADIAKMPHVLVAGTTGSGKSVGVNVMILSMLYKASPEDLRFIMIDPKMLELSIYEGIPHLLSEVVTDMKDASNALRWCVGEMERRYKLMSALGVRNVKGFNEKLKMAAEAGHPIHDPFWQEGDSMDTEPPLLEKLPYIVVVVDEFADLMMVVGKKVEELIARLAQKARAAGIHLILATQRPSVDVITGLIKANIPTRVAFTVSTKTDSRTILDQGGAESLLGMGDMLYLPPGSSHTTRVHGAFASDDDVHAVVNNWKARGKPNYIDEIISGDQGPEALLPGEQMEADEDVDPLFDQVVEHVVQSRRGSVSGVQRRFKIGYNRAARIVEQLEAQGIVSAPGHNGNREVLAPAPPKE